The Pseudomonas solani genome segment AGGACGGCTACCTCAAGCGCCTGCCGGTCGATGCCTGGGGCAACCCCTACCAGTACCTGGCCCCCGGCACCAAGGGCCCCTATGACCTGTACTCCTTCGGCGCCGACGGCAAGGAAGGCGGCACCGACGCCGATGCCGATATCGGTAACTGGGAAAACTGATGCCCCCACGGTCGCGCTGCCCAGGCTGCCCGCCCGCCAAGGGGCAGGGCGGCTTCACCCTGATCGAGCTGCTGGTGGTCCTGGTGATCATCGGCTGCCTGGTCGGGCTGGCGGTGCTCAGCACCGGCGTGGCCGGCCCCTCCCGTGAGTTGAACAATGAAGCCGAGCGCCTGGCCGGGCTGATCGGCGTACTGGTGGATGAAGCCGTGCTCGACAACCGCGAATACGGCCTGCGCCTGGACGCCGATGGCTACCGCGTGTTGCGCTTCGACGAAGCCAAGGCCCGCTGGCAGGAAGTGGGGGAAGAAAGCCACAAGCTGCCGGCCTGGGCCGAGCTCAAGTTCGAGCTGGAAGGCGCCGCGCTGGCATTGCCCAGTCCGGTGGCCGATGACGACGAGAAACCCAAGGAACAACCCCGTGCACCGCAATTGCTGATCCTCTCCAGTGGCGAACTCAGCCCCTTCCGCCTGGAACTGGGGGAGCGTCGCAAGGACGGTGTGCGCTTGCAGATGAGCAGCGATGGCTTCCGCCTGCCCAAGGTCGAAGCCTTGGCCGGCAAGGGGCGGGCAGGATGAAGGCCCAGCGCGGTTTCACCCTGCTCGAAGTGCTGGTGGCCCTGGCGATCTTCGCCGTGGTCGCCGCCTCGGTGCTGGCCACCAGCGCGCGCAGCCTGCAGAACGCCGCGCGCCTGGAAGACAAGACCCTGGCGATGTGGATCGCCGACAACCGCCTGGCCGAGATGCAGCTCGCTGCCACGCCGCCGGGCGAAGGGCGCGACCAGGGCGAGCTGGATTTCGCCGGGCGCCGCTGGGAATGGCAGAGCCAGGTCGATGCCACCTCCGACCCAGCCTTGCGCCGCGCCACCCTCTGGGTTGCCCAGCGCAACGACCGCGGTCCCCGGGGCAAGCTGGAAGACCGCGCCGCCGCGCGCCTGGTCGGCTTCATCGAGACCCAGCAATGAAGCGCAGCGCCGGCTTCACCCTGCTGGAACTGCTGATCGCCATCGCCATCTTCGCGCTGCTGGCCCTGGGCACCTACCGCATGCTCGACAGCGTGCTCGCCAGCGACCGCGCCACCCGCGCCCAGGAGCAGCAACTGCGTGAGCTGGTGCGGGCCATGGCCGCCATCGAGCGCGACCTGCAGCAGGTGAACCCGCGACCGGTGCGTGACGCCTATGGCGAATGGCGCGGCGCACTGGTGGGCGAGAGCGGCGACAACGACAGCGTCGAGCTGAGCCGTGGCGGCTGGCGCAACCCCCTTGGCGCACCGCGCTCACGCATGCAGCGGGTGCGCTGGCAGCTCTCCGGGGAGAAGCTGGAACGGCGCTACTGGACGGTGCTCGACCAGGCCCAGGACAGCCAGCCGCAAGTGCAGCAGGCACTGGACGGGGTGACCCGCCTGAAGCTGCGTTACCTGGACAAGTCCGACAACTGGGTGGAGGTCTGGCCCGCCGACGGCGAGACCGGCGACAAGAGCCTGGAGAAGTTGCCCCGGGCCATCGAACTGACCCTCGAGCATCGCCGCTACGGCGAACTGCGCCGGGTGCTGCGCCTGGTGGACGAGCCTCCGCAGCAACAGCCCCAGGTGCCCAATGGCGACGACAACAATGATGACGGCGGCGACGACGTGCCGGCTGACGAAGGCGGTACGCCATGATGCGGCAACGGGGCATGGCCATGATCACGGTGCTGTTGGTGGTGGCCGTGGTGACCGTCGTCTGTGCCGGGATGATCGCCCGGCAGCAACTGGCGATCCGTTCCAGCGCCAACCAGCTGCATGCGCGCCAGGCCCTGCAGTACGCCCTGGGCGGTGAGGCGCTGGCTCGTGGCATGCTGCTCCGCGACCTGCGCGCCGGTGACCCGCGCACGCCGGTGGATCACCTGGGTGAAGCCTGGGCCCGGCCCCTGAACAACTTCCCCCTGGACGATGGCGGCGAACTGCTGGTGCGCATCGATGACGCCACCGCGCGCTTCAACCTCAATTCCGTGGTGCGCCAGGGCAAGGTCAACGAGCAGTCGCTGCTGCAGTTCCGCCGCCTGCTGCTGCGCCTGCAGATCGAGGCGCCCTATGCCGAGCGCCTGGTGGACTGGCTCGACAAGGACCAGGAGCCCACCGGTGCCAACGGCGCCGAAGACAACGAATACCTGCTCAACCAACCGCCCTACCGGGCAGCCAACCGCGCCATGGCGGATGTCTCCGAACTGCGCCTGCTGGCAGGCATGACCGAGGCGGACTATCGTCGCCTGCTGCCCTATGTCGCAGCCCTGCCGGACAATGCCACGCTCAACGTCAACACTGCGGGCGCGATGGTGCTTTCCAGCCTCGCCGACACCCTGACGCCCAGCGTGGGTGAGGCGCTGGTGGCGGCCCGCGGCAAGGCCGGCTTCCAGACCCTGGACGCCTTCCTGGGGCAATCCGCCCTGGCCGGCATGGGCATGGAGGCACAAGGGCTGGCGGTGGGCAGCGAATATTTCCGGGTGACCAGCGAAGTGCACCTTGGCGGAAGGCGCCAGGTACTGGTCAGCACCCTGCAGCGTGGCAACGACGGCCGCGTGCGGGTGCTTTCCCGCGACATGGGGCAGGGCGGCTTGCCGCCGGCCCTTCTCAAGGAAAAGGACGAAGAATGAAGCAGGCAAGTATTTTCCTGCCGGCGGCGGCGGTGACCCGCGTCGATGGCGAACTGGAGGTCTGGCTGGTGCAGGGCGGTGATGCCCGGCAACTGCCGTTCGCCGCCGCGGTAACGGCGCTCTCCGGTGATTGGCGCCTGGTGCTGCCGGTGGAGGCGGTGACCGCTTGCGCCGCACGCCTGCCCACGCAAAAGGCGCGCTGGTTGCGCCAGGCCTTGCCGTTTGCCGTGGAAGAGCTGCTGGCCGAGGACGTCGACAGCCTGCACCTGGCACTGGGGGGGGGCTGCCGGATGGCCTGCACCGTATTTTCGCCGTGCGCCGCAGCTGGTTGAGTGCCTGGGTCGACCTGGCCGCGGAGCTGGGCTCGGTGCCCGCCAGCCTGCAGGTGGATGCCGACCTGTTGCCGGAGGAGGGCACCCAGCTGTTCTGGCTGGACGGCCGCTGGCTGCTGGGCGGCGAACAAAGCGCCCGCCTCGGTCTGCAGGACGAGGATTGGCCGCACCTGCGCGAGGCCTGTGCCTTGCCGCTGCATGGCCGGGCGCCGCGTGAACGCCAGGTGCTGGAAGGCATCGACGAATGGCAGGAGCAGGCGCAACCCTATCAATGGCTCGCCTCGCACCTTGGCAGCGAGTTGGCTCAGGCGGAATTCCAGGTGCGCCAGGAACATCGCCACCAGCGCTTCCTGCGCCCGGTGCTGGCCCTGGTGGGGCTCTGGGTGGTGCTGCAGTGGGGCTTCTACCTGGCCCAGGGCTGGCACCTGCGCCATGAGGGCGACAACTATGCGGCGGCCAACGAGGCGCTGTACCGGGAGCTGTTCCCCCAGGACAGCAAGCTGATCAACCTGCGCGCGCAGTTCGACCAGCATCTCGCCGCCGGAACTGCGACGGGGCAGGGGCGTTTGCTCGGCCTGCTCGACCAGGCGGCCGATGCCCTGCTCGCCGAAGGGGCGCAGGTGCGGGTGCAGCAACTGGATTTCAGCAACACACGGGGCGACCTGTCGATGCAGGTGCAGGCGCCGGGGTTCGATGCCCTGGAGCGCCTGCGCGAGCGATTGATCGCCGCCGGGCTCGCGGTGCAACTGGGGTCGGCCAGCCGTGAAGGCACTGCCGTGAGTGCGCGACTGGTGATCGGGGGATGAACATGACCATGGCTTTCAAGGATCGTCTGCAGACGCAATGGCAAGGGTCGGCCCTGGCCACCCGCTGGAAGGCGATGCCGCCCCGGGATCGCCTGGCGCTGGCAATGCTGGGGGGCTTCCTGCTGCTGGTGCTGCTCTACCTCGCCCTCTGGCGCCCGGCTCAGCAGGGGGTGATCAGTGCCCGCAACCATTACGAGCAACAACGTGCGCTGCATCAGTACATGCAGCAGCAGGCGCCCCGTGCCCGTGCGGCCGAGGAAGCGCCACAGGCCACCGTCGAGCCGGAGCGCCTGCAAGGGCTGGTGACCGCCAGCGCTGCCGAGCAGGGCCTGTCGGTGGAGCGCATGGACAGCGATGCCCCCGGGCAGGTGCAGGTCAGCCTGGAGCCCACCGCGTTCGCCAAGCTGCTGCGCTGGTTCGCCGGCCTCGAAGCGCAGGGTGTGCGCATCGAAGAGGCCGGGCTGGACCGTGGTGAGGATGGCCAGGTCGCTGCACGGTTGACCCTGCGCGTGGGTGGCTGAGCCTGCACCCTGTTGAGGCTCGCTGCCCCCGGCTGTGCACCAGCTTGGTGGGCGGCGCCCCTTCAGCCGTCTTCCCAGGGCCATGCGTCGCCAGTGCGGAACGCTGCCAGCGGAGCATTGGCGAAGGGCACGAAAATCAGCTTTTTAGAAAAAACTTCAAGCAGGGTGTTGACTTAGGTAAGCCCTCTGCGTAAATTGCGCGCCTCGCAAGGCGATGGGTGATTAGCTCAGCCGGGAGAGCATCTGCCTTACAAGCAGAGGGTCGGCGGTTCGATCCCGTCATCACCCACCATCCCTTGTGAATTCGGACGAAAGTCCGGCCGACGCGCAGCGGTAGTTCAGTCGGTTAGAATACCGGCCTGTCACGCCGGGGG includes the following:
- the gspH gene encoding type II secretion system minor pseudopilin GspH; this encodes MPPRSRCPGCPPAKGQGGFTLIELLVVLVIIGCLVGLAVLSTGVAGPSRELNNEAERLAGLIGVLVDEAVLDNREYGLRLDADGYRVLRFDEAKARWQEVGEESHKLPAWAELKFELEGAALALPSPVADDDEKPKEQPRAPQLLILSSGELSPFRLELGERRKDGVRLQMSSDGFRLPKVEALAGKGRAG
- the gspI gene encoding type II secretion system minor pseudopilin GspI — protein: MKAQRGFTLLEVLVALAIFAVVAASVLATSARSLQNAARLEDKTLAMWIADNRLAEMQLAATPPGEGRDQGELDFAGRRWEWQSQVDATSDPALRRATLWVAQRNDRGPRGKLEDRAAARLVGFIETQQ
- the gspJ gene encoding type II secretion system minor pseudopilin GspJ → MKRSAGFTLLELLIAIAIFALLALGTYRMLDSVLASDRATRAQEQQLRELVRAMAAIERDLQQVNPRPVRDAYGEWRGALVGESGDNDSVELSRGGWRNPLGAPRSRMQRVRWQLSGEKLERRYWTVLDQAQDSQPQVQQALDGVTRLKLRYLDKSDNWVEVWPADGETGDKSLEKLPRAIELTLEHRRYGELRRVLRLVDEPPQQQPQVPNGDDNNDDGGDDVPADEGGTP
- the gspK gene encoding type II secretion system minor pseudopilin GspK, with the protein product MMRQRGMAMITVLLVVAVVTVVCAGMIARQQLAIRSSANQLHARQALQYALGGEALARGMLLRDLRAGDPRTPVDHLGEAWARPLNNFPLDDGGELLVRIDDATARFNLNSVVRQGKVNEQSLLQFRRLLLRLQIEAPYAERLVDWLDKDQEPTGANGAEDNEYLLNQPPYRAANRAMADVSELRLLAGMTEADYRRLLPYVAALPDNATLNVNTAGAMVLSSLADTLTPSVGEALVAARGKAGFQTLDAFLGQSALAGMGMEAQGLAVGSEYFRVTSEVHLGGRRQVLVSTLQRGNDGRVRVLSRDMGQGGLPPALLKEKDEE
- a CDS encoding type II secretion system protein M yields the protein MAFKDRLQTQWQGSALATRWKAMPPRDRLALAMLGGFLLLVLLYLALWRPAQQGVISARNHYEQQRALHQYMQQQAPRARAAEEAPQATVEPERLQGLVTASAAEQGLSVERMDSDAPGQVQVSLEPTAFAKLLRWFAGLEAQGVRIEEAGLDRGEDGQVAARLTLRVGG